In Lacinutrix sp. Bg11-31, the DNA window ATATTGTTAATAACTTTTGGCTTTTGTTAATAAACTTGACCACTTTTACGAGTTTTTAACTTTTACAGTAACCATAAGGGCTTAGAGCATTTTAGCATCACTTTTAAAAGTATAACCATTTAAAAGCGATTTAATATCTAATGTTCGCTTTCCTGGAAGTTTAATATCTAGTATGTTAATGTAGCCATCTTTTACCGCAACTTTTACTTCTTTTTTACTAGAAATAATACTTCCTACTTTGTAGTCGTGCTCTATAATTTCTTTTTCTACAGTATATATTTTTATATCCAGAGCCTCTTCATTATTAAAAAGTTGACACCAAGCAGCAGGATACGGACTTAAACCACGTATTTTATTATGTATAGTGTCTATGTTTTCAGTCCAATCTATTTTACAATTGTCTTTGTTTAGTTTGTAAGCTGTTCTTGAAATAGCGTTTTCTGGTTGAGGCGTTGCTTTTACATCTCCAAGAGCAATGTGTTTTACGGTTTTAATAACAAGGCCGCTTCCAAGGTGCATTAACTTATCATGAAGGCTTCCTGCGTTCTCGTTTTTATCTATTGCTATTGCTTCTTGCAAAATCATTTCGCCAGTGTCTATTTTTTCATCTATAAAAAAGGTAGAAACACCAGTTTTAGTCTCGCCATTAATAATAGCCCAGTTAATAGGTGCAGCACCACGATAGTTAGGTAATAAAGATGCGTGCAAGTTAAACGTGCCATATTCTGGCATTTGCCACACTGCTTTTGGTAACATTCTAAAAGCAACTACAATCTGTAAATTAGCATTTAAGCTTTTTAATTCTTCTAGAAAGTCTTCACTTTTTAAATTTGTAGGTTGTAAGATCTTTAAGCCTTTAGTTTCAGCATATTCTTTTACAGCACTTTTGTTTAGTTTTCTACCACGACCAGCAGGTTTGTCTGGAGCTGTAATAACACCTACAACATTTATATCGTTTTCTAATAAGGTATCTAAAATGGTCACCGCAAATTCTGGTGTTCCCATAAATACTATTCTTAAATCTCTTTTTTTACTCATTATATATGTGCTAATTTGTACTTGTTTGTTTTTGTAATACTAATAATATTGTACTCTAACAATTCTTTTAATTGCGTGTTAATGTTTTCTTCGGAAAAACTAAGACGTTCAAACAATGCTCTCGATGATAGTTCACCATGTTCTAAAGCTTTAATAATGTCTTTCTTTATATCTGCTGAAGCTACCTTTTTCGATGGCTTTCTAGTAATACAAACCGAACAAATACCACAGTCCTTAACTTGGGTTTCTTCGAAATAGGAGAGGAGTTGTACGCTTTTGCATATGGTATCATTATTTGAATACTCTAAAACAGATAGTACCTGTTTCTCCTTTAATGCATTTTGTTGTTTAATAACCTTTGTAATTCTATTGATGGTTTTTTCATCTTCACGAGGCACTAAATAAGTGATTTGTGCATCGGTTTTAGAATGTTTTAGAGTAATTATTTCGGCTTTTTCAAGTAATACTAAAGCTTCAATTATTTTATCTTCACTTGTAGACGCTTTTTCTGCCATTAACGTCGTGTTAATTTTAGTTTCCTGCTCGAAAGCGCCTCCATAAGTTCTTAATATAGATTTTGCTATAATACTTATTTGAGGATGCGTTTCTAAATAGCTAAATAGCGCATTATTGCTAACTTTAAATAGTACTTGAGTACTATTTTTAAATAATTTAGTTAATGTAATTATACTTGTTCTGTCTAAAATAAGGATTGCATTATATGCTAAAAGGGTATTAAAACCATATGTTTTGCAAAATCTATTAAAATTGAAATCAAAAGTTTCTTCCTGTCCTTCTCCATAAGGTACTTGGAAGTAGCTGCTTAGTTTTCTGTACACTAACTTAATAAAATCGACTTGTGGTAACACTTTTAAAAACTGATTTCTTACCAATAATTCGTCACTCTTGTTTTTTAAGATAACAGCAAAAGCTTTGTTGCCATCTCGACCAGCACGACCAGCTTCTTGGAAGTAACTTTCTAGACTTTCTGGTAAATTTAAATGAATAACTGTTTTTACATCTGGTTTATCAATTCCCATTCCAAAAGCATTGGTGGCAACCATAACTTGCTTTTGGTTGTTCATCCAGTTTTCAAGAGCTTTATCTTTTTCGGTATTTGTTAATCCACCATGATAGAAAGTCGCGGTAAAACCATTACTTTCTAGAAAGTTAGAAATATCTTGTGTTGCTTTTCTATTGCGTACATAAACAATTGAAGCCGCTTTGTTTTTTGTTAGTATAGCTTTAAGTCTAAAGAGTTTATCTTCTTCAGTAAACGTCATATAAGCCAAATTAGACCTTGAAAACGATTGTCTAAACACTTTTGGATTAATAAAATCGAGTTCCTTTATAGTATCGTCTACCACTTCAGGTGTTGCGCTTGCTGTTAAAGCAATAACATTTACAGTAGGTTGTAGTTCTCTTAGTTTAACAATATTTTTATAGCTTGGTCTAAAGTCGTTTCCCCATTGGCTAATGCAATGCGCTTCGTCCACAGCAATAAGGTTAACATTCATTTGTCTTATACGATCTTGTACAAGATCTTGTTGCAAACGCTCTGGAGAAAGGTAAAGAAATTTATAATTGCCATAGATGCAATTGTCTAGGCGTGTATCTAGCTCTTTATAAGAGATTCCGCTAGTTAAAGCCATGGCTTTAATACCCTTATTTTGTAAAGATTGCACTTGGTCTTTCATCAAGGCAACTAATGGCGAAACAACAATACAAATGCCTTCTTTTACTAAAGCAGGTACTTGAAAGCAAACCGATTTCCCTCCACCTGTTGGTAGCAAGGCAAAGGTGTCCTCACCTTCTAAAACCGAGTTAATAATTTCTTCTTGAAGCGGTCTAAATGAGGTGAATTTCCAATAACGTTCTAATATGTTAATAGGATGATTCAAATTGTATTATAATGCTTTTACAACGTCTATTATGTGGTCTGCTCTGGCTTCAATAGAGCCAAAAGGTACATCTCTTAAATTGTAACCGAATTTTGTATAAGTTTCTAGAAGTTTCTCATGTATTTCTAATGCTTGGTCAAAGTTCTCGTAACGTTCGCTATCACTTGTGAAAATTTCTTGCCAAGGAGCTAAAATAAAGACAGAATCGTAATTATGCTTTTCGCAAGCTTCTGTAAAAAACTCAGGATAAATATCACCTTTAAAATCCATGTAAGCAGGAATATCTGGAATACCTCTGTCTAGAAAAACAAACTCATTATTACTTTCTAAAGCATCATCATGTTGTTTAACTCTACTATCTAAAAGTAGTTCGCTAAATTGTATAGGGTTGGTAAGAAATAACTGCTCGATGCCATCCTCTCGTGCTTTAAGAATTATTTGTCTTGAAATTTCTTCAAAACAAGTAAAGCCTCTTTTTGTTAATTCGTTAATTATTGAGGTTTTTCCACTTCCTGGTCCTCCTGTTATGACAATTGTTTTTGTATTCAACTATAGTATAATTTTTAACGAATTAGTATAAATTTTTCTTTTACCTGCAAACCTTATATTTTGCACTTTAACTTCGCTTTCTTTTATAAACGTAGCGATGCTATGTTGAGAAAAAAGAACTTTATTAAATTGCAAAAGTTAAACTTTTAGGTTTAAAACAAAAATCTATAAGAATTCGATGTAAAATTCGGAATAAAAAAGGTATAAAAAAAATGCAAGGATAACTTATCTTTGCAAACCATACCTAAAACAAATTAGTTTTATGAGCAAAGAAGAAAATCCAGAAGCATTTTACGCGAAATTAAAAGAACAATTATTAGAGACTACACAATGGCCATCGGAATATTTGTATAAATTTATTGTGCTTTCAGATTTGCATAAAATAGCAGAAATTGAAGCTATTTTTGATTTTTCAGGAGCAGTAATAAAAACAAAAGAATCAAGTAACGGGAAATATACTAGCATTTCTATTAATGTTAGAATGGAAAATCCAGATGTTGTTATTGCCAAATATATTGAAATTGGAGAAAAAGTAGAAGGTGTAATTTCTCTTTAATTATTGCGTTCTATTAAAGAAGTTTTAAAGGGATTGTTAATAAATTAGAGTTGTTTTTTCTTTCTAAAATATAGAAACCCTAAGCATGGCATAGGTTAGAGTTATATTTTTAAATTGAAATAAAAAGAAAAAATAAACACATTTAATTGATTATTTTGAAGTTTATTTGGTGTAAATCCATAAACAATTTTGTATTTTGCGAAAGCATTAGACACTTCGATGCAACACATTAAATCTACACAATTTTGAATTTGATAGACGATATAGAATACAACACTGAGCGTGAACACTTAATTATTCCTGAATATGGAAGACACGTTCAAAAAATGGTAAATTTTGCAAAAAGCAGAGAAACCAAAGAGGAGCGCAACAAAGTAGCAAAGGCTATTATTGCGGTAATGGGAAACTTACAACCGCATTTGCGCGATGTACCAGATTTTCAGCACAAGCTTTGGGATCAATTATTTATCATGGCTAACTTTGGTTTAGACGTAGATTCACCATACGAAAAGCCATTAAAAGAAGTTCTTGAAGAGCGTCCTGAAACTTTAGAGTACCCTCAAAATTTTCCTAAATACCGTTTCTACGGAAACAATATTAAAACCATGATTGACGTGGCAGTGTCTTGGGAAGATGGAGATTTAAAAGAAGCTTTACTTTATACCATTGCAAATCACATGAAAAAGTGTTTTTTAAATTGGAATAAAGATACAGTTGAGGATTATGTGATTTTTAATCATTTATTCGAATTGTCTAATGGGCAAATTGACTTAAAAAACTCTGAAGAGGAATTAACAGATTCTGCTAGTTTATTAAAATCTAGTGCTAAAAAGAAGTACACTAATACTTCTAATAAAAAAGCATACCAAAAGAAAACAAACAACTCAAATCGAGGTAAAAAGCGATACTAAACACAAGAAATGGGTACATTTATAATAGAAGGAGGTCACCAACTTAAAGGAGACATCCAACCACAAGGCGCAAAAAACGAAGCATTACAAATATTATGTGCAGTGTTACTAACTCCAGAAGTTGTAACAATTAATAATATTCCAGATATTATTGATATTAACAAGCTAATATCACTTCTAAAAAATTTAGGTGTTAAAGTTAAAAAACTTGGTGAAGGATCTTATTCTTTTCAAGCAGATGCTATAGACTTAGATTATATGCAAACTGCCGATTTTAAAAGAGATGGTAGTGGATTACGTGGTTCTATTATGATGGTTGGTCCATTATTAGCACGTTTTGGTAAAGGTTACATACCAAAACCAGGAGGAGATAAAATTGGTCGTCGTCGTTTAGATACACATTTCGAAGGTTTTATAAATCTAGGTGCTAAATTTAGATATAATAGAGAAGACTATTTTTATGGTGTTGAAGCCACTAAATTAGTTGGTACAGATATGCTTTTAGATGAAGCTTCTGTAACAGGAACAGCAAATATTGTAATGGCTGCAGTTTTAGCAGAAGGTACAACAACAATATATAATGCAGCTTGCGAACCTTACTTACAACAGTTGTGTAAGATGCTAAACAGAATGGGAGCAAAAATCTCT includes these proteins:
- a CDS encoding ATP-dependent DNA helicase RecQ gives rise to the protein MNHPINILERYWKFTSFRPLQEEIINSVLEGEDTFALLPTGGGKSVCFQVPALVKEGICIVVSPLVALMKDQVQSLQNKGIKAMALTSGISYKELDTRLDNCIYGNYKFLYLSPERLQQDLVQDRIRQMNVNLIAVDEAHCISQWGNDFRPSYKNIVKLRELQPTVNVIALTASATPEVVDDTIKELDFINPKVFRQSFSRSNLAYMTFTEEDKLFRLKAILTKNKAASIVYVRNRKATQDISNFLESNGFTATFYHGGLTNTEKDKALENWMNNQKQVMVATNAFGMGIDKPDVKTVIHLNLPESLESYFQEAGRAGRDGNKAFAVILKNKSDELLVRNQFLKVLPQVDFIKLVYRKLSSYFQVPYGEGQEETFDFNFNRFCKTYGFNTLLAYNAILILDRTSIITLTKLFKNSTQVLFKVSNNALFSYLETHPQISIIAKSILRTYGGAFEQETKINTTLMAEKASTSEDKIIEALVLLEKAEIITLKHSKTDAQITYLVPREDEKTINRITKVIKQQNALKEKQVLSVLEYSNNDTICKSVQLLSYFEETQVKDCGICSVCITRKPSKKVASADIKKDIIKALEHGELSSRALFERLSFSEENINTQLKELLEYNIISITKTNKYKLAHI
- a CDS encoding AAA family ATPase translates to MNTKTIVITGGPGSGKTSIINELTKRGFTCFEEISRQIILKAREDGIEQLFLTNPIQFSELLLDSRVKQHDDALESNNEFVFLDRGIPDIPAYMDFKGDIYPEFFTEACEKHNYDSVFILAPWQEIFTSDSERYENFDQALEIHEKLLETYTKFGYNLRDVPFGSIEARADHIIDVVKAL
- a CDS encoding DUF493 family protein, which encodes MSKEENPEAFYAKLKEQLLETTQWPSEYLYKFIVLSDLHKIAEIEAIFDFSGAVIKTKESSNGKYTSISINVRMENPDVVIAKYIEIGEKVEGVISL
- the fmt gene encoding methionyl-tRNA formyltransferase — translated: MSKKRDLRIVFMGTPEFAVTILDTLLENDINVVGVITAPDKPAGRGRKLNKSAVKEYAETKGLKILQPTNLKSEDFLEELKSLNANLQIVVAFRMLPKAVWQMPEYGTFNLHASLLPNYRGAAPINWAIINGETKTGVSTFFIDEKIDTGEMILQEAIAIDKNENAGSLHDKLMHLGSGLVIKTVKHIALGDVKATPQPENAISRTAYKLNKDNCKIDWTENIDTIHNKIRGLSPYPAAWCQLFNNEEALDIKIYTVEKEIIEHDYKVGSIISSKKEVKVAVKDGYINILDIKLPGKRTLDIKSLLNGYTFKSDAKML
- a CDS encoding DUF4290 domain-containing protein, whose product is MIDDIEYNTEREHLIIPEYGRHVQKMVNFAKSRETKEERNKVAKAIIAVMGNLQPHLRDVPDFQHKLWDQLFIMANFGLDVDSPYEKPLKEVLEERPETLEYPQNFPKYRFYGNNIKTMIDVAVSWEDGDLKEALLYTIANHMKKCFLNWNKDTVEDYVIFNHLFELSNGQIDLKNSEEELTDSASLLKSSAKKKYTNTSNKKAYQKKTNNSNRGKKRY